In Carassius carassius chromosome 5, fCarCar2.1, whole genome shotgun sequence, one genomic interval encodes:
- the fbxw2 gene encoding F-box/WD repeat-containing protein 2 translates to MEKAAFEGWLESVSATFLALSDQQRNQSLDHLISLSGAAQLRHLSNRLEALLKRDFLRLLPLELAFYLLRWLDPQTLLTCCLVCKQWNKVINACTEVWQSVCRDLGWRIDESIQDATHWKGVYLKAKLRMKQLREEDAFETSSLIGHSARVYALYYRDGLLCTGSDDLSAKLWDVRTGQCVYGIQTHTCATVKFDEQKLVTGSFDNTIACWEWSTGAKIQQFRGHTGAVFSIDYNDELDTLVSGSADFTVKVWSLSSGTCVNTFTGHTEWVTKVHLQKSQVESMMHSPGDYILLSVDKYEIKVWPIGCEINCKCLKTLSVSEDRSVCLQPRLQFDGRYIVCSSDLGIYQWDFASFDVVRVIKPQQDPSSLSLLSFGEVFALLFDNHHLYVMDLRTEVTVGRWPLPAYRKSKRGSSFLPGVTSWLNGLDGKNDAGLVFATSMPDHSIHLVLWRENG, encoded by the exons ATGGAAAAGGCGGCTTTCGAGGGGTGGCTGGAGTCAGTTTCCGCCACCTTCCTGGCGCTAAGTGACCAGCAGCGCAACCAATCGCTGGACCACCTCATCTCACTGAGTGGTGCCGCCCAACTGCGACACCTGTCCAATAGGCTGGAAGCGCTCCTGAAGCGGGATTTCCTGCGCCTGCTGCCGTTAGAGCTGGCCTTCTACCTGCTCCGCTGGCTGGACCCCCAAACCCTGCTCACCTGCTGTCTGGTGTGCAAGCAGTGGAATAAAGTCATCAATGCCTGTACAGAAGTGTGGCAGAGCGTGTGTCGAGACCTCGGCTGGCGCATCGATGAGTCCATCCAGGATGCGACACACTGGAAAGGTGTTTATCTAAAAGCCAAATTGCGTATGAAGCAGCTTAGGGAGGAGGATGCTTTTGAGACGAGCTCTCTTATTGGACACAGTGCTCGGGTATATGCTCTCTACTACCGGGATGGGCTGCTCTGTACAG GTTCTGATGACCTGTCAGCTAAACTATGGGATGTCCGAACAGGGCAGTGTGTCTACGGCATCCAGACCCACACTTGTGCCACTGTCAAGTTTGATGAGCAGAAACTGGTgactgggtcttttgacaacaccaTTGCATGCTGGGAATGGAGCACTGGTGCCAAAATCCAGCAATTCCGAGGACATACTGGGGCCG tatTCAGCATAGACTACAACGATGAGTTGGACACCCTGGTCAGTGGCTCAGCAGACTTCACTGTAAAAGTCTGGTCCCTGTCTTCAGGAACCTGTGTCAACACTTTTACTGGACACACTGAGTGGGTCACTAAG GTGCACCTTCAAAAAAGCCAAGTGGAGTCCATGATGCACAGTCCTGGTGACTACATACTACTGAGTGTTGATAAGTATGAAATAAAG GTGTGGCCTATAGGTTGTGAGATCAACTGTAAGTGCTTAAAGACTCTATCGGTGTCAGAAGATCGCAGTGTTTGCTTACAGCCGCGGTTACAGTTTGACGGCCGGTACATTGTCTGTAGTTCAGACCTGGGCATATACCAGTGGGACTTTGCAAGTTTCGATGTCGTCAG AGTCATCAAACCACAGCAGGACCCGTCCAGTCTCTCTCTGCTTAGTTTTGGCGAGGTGTTCGCTCTGCTCTTTGACAACCACCACCTCTATGTTATGGACTTGAGGACTGAAGTTACCGTGGGCCGCTGGCCACTACCAGCCTACCGCAAATCCAAACGTGGCTCTAGTTTCTTACCGGGCGTCACCTCGTGGCTCAACGGACTGGATGGCAAGAACGATGCGGGCCTGGTGTTCGCCACTAGCATGCCCGATCATAGCATTCATCTGGTTCTTTGGAGAGAGAATGGGTAG
- the LOC132141265 gene encoding growth arrest-specific protein 1-like, which produces MANSGNSPVFLRLQILILSIGCALVCYSRSSTASPAHNQRLICWQAIIKCQGEQECHYAYTQYLHACGPVINGNRKKCPSHCISSIIQLNLTVNGPALEDCECASDTLCKMTKRAIEPCIPRTSHMGCTEARKQCEKDPECSTAMRDYLYHCRKLFGGERCSDDCRRVITNMRSIPKALQLDTCVCDGTERTICEYVKGSMKNFCFNDRYGGSGFSDNEDELEYDYETDYEDEESDAWDLRAQKSSIVMSTILTLSSLVIVR; this is translated from the coding sequence ATGGCAAACTCTGGCAACTCTCCAGTCTTTCTACGGCTGCAAATATTGATTTTGTCCATCGGCTGTGCATTGGTATGTTATAGTCGTTCATCCACCGCATCACCGGCACACAACCAGCGTTTGATATGCTGGCAAGCCATCATCAAGTGCCAAGGAGAACAGGAGTGTCACTACGCGTACACACAGTATCTACACGCGTGCGGTCCGGTGATAAACGGCAACAGGAAGAAATGTCCCAGCCATTGCATTTCTTCCATCATTCAGCTCAATCTGACTGTGAACGGCCCGGCACTGGAGGACTGCGAATGCGCCTCGGACACTCTGTGCAAGATGACCAAGAGAGCCATTGAGCCCTGTATACCTAGAACGAGCCACATGGGCTGCACCGAAGCGCGTAAGCAATGTGAGAAGGATCCCGAGTGCAGCACCGCCATGCGGGACTATCTGTATCACTGCAGGAAGCTCTTCGGTGGAGAGCGCTGCTCGGACGACTGCCGGCGGGTCATCACGAACATGCGCTCCATCCCCAAAGCCCTGCAGCTGGACACTTGCGTGTGCGACGGCACAGAGAGGACCATATGCGAGTATGTCAAAGGCAGCATGAAAAACTTTTGCTTTAACGACCGGTATGGCGGGAGTGGCTTTTCAGATAATGAGGACGAACTGGAATATGACTACGAGACGGATTATGAGGACGAAGAGAGTGATGCGTGGGATTTAAGAGCACAGAAGAGTTCGATTGTGATGTCCACCATTTTGACACTTTCTTCTCTTGTTATAGTTAGATAG